Proteins co-encoded in one Candidatus Korarchaeum sp. genomic window:
- a CDS encoding ABC transporter permease subunit: protein MRRLFKGSSGIVKFTRGLGQVGYGLPKRGWIVVAWKEFLEAIRDRRTILNVIILPLILMPLIIALPIVMISPRTLPPKVMVVVCDKNATDLVNYFNSISKEADLSIKFDCKGNYTEMILNGNIDLVVEVPPGFSENLSRGRSSQVFYYYDPLSTKSSSAIGVVQEPISSYSRKVLLDRLKEVNLSIDYVNPVVAVAKQVTRSGGEVGTGEMITAMILPMMVGVIAITGAGTFAIDMVAGERERRTIEALLTNPVSKMEILLGKFSSLIVLSIISGLSTLLSTLLGITLSLELSLPGLVSNQAMKMGLPNPVYAILGILLTVVLGGLTGNAVLVAASSFAKTFKEAEQYVGALFFVLMLPMMIVPYAPTSLHPLLRLLPITSLAMFARDTILMSDLLAISTSLFSSLIYLIIFLILSAKLFGRESVIFG from the coding sequence TTGAGAAGGTTGTTTAAGGGATCTTCGGGAATAGTTAAGTTTACCAGGGGCTTGGGTCAGGTGGGCTACGGCCTACCTAAGAGAGGCTGGATTGTCGTAGCTTGGAAGGAGTTTTTAGAGGCCATTAGGGATAGGAGAACGATATTAAATGTCATAATACTGCCCCTGATACTGATGCCGCTCATAATAGCCCTCCCTATAGTCATGATAAGCCCGAGGACGCTCCCCCCTAAAGTGATGGTCGTTGTATGCGATAAGAATGCCACAGATCTCGTCAATTACTTCAATTCTATATCAAAAGAAGCCGATTTATCTATCAAATTTGATTGTAAAGGGAATTATACTGAGATGATATTGAATGGGAATATCGATTTAGTAGTTGAGGTACCTCCGGGGTTCTCGGAAAATTTGAGCAGAGGGAGAAGCTCTCAAGTATTCTATTACTATGATCCTCTCAGTACAAAATCCTCTTCAGCAATCGGAGTAGTGCAGGAACCTATATCCTCATATTCTAGGAAAGTACTGCTAGATAGGCTGAAAGAGGTCAATTTATCTATCGATTATGTTAATCCAGTGGTCGCTGTAGCTAAGCAGGTGACCAGATCGGGCGGGGAGGTCGGGACTGGTGAGATGATAACTGCGATGATCCTGCCTATGATGGTAGGGGTAATAGCGATAACTGGAGCGGGGACGTTCGCGATAGATATGGTAGCGGGTGAGAGGGAGAGGAGGACGATAGAGGCCTTGCTCACAAACCCAGTCAGTAAGATGGAGATCCTCCTCGGTAAGTTCTCTTCTCTAATAGTTCTATCGATTATAAGCGGTTTATCAACCCTTCTCTCAACTTTATTAGGGATAACCCTGTCCCTAGAGCTCTCCCTACCGGGATTGGTATCTAATCAAGCAATGAAGATGGGGCTTCCCAATCCGGTCTACGCGATACTCGGCATACTCCTGACAGTGGTATTAGGAGGGCTCACCGGAAATGCTGTGTTAGTCGCTGCATCTTCATTCGCTAAGACATTTAAGGAGGCTGAACAATATGTTGGAGCTCTCTTCTTCGTTTTAATGCTACCTATGATGATCGTACCTTACGCACCAACCTCTCTGCATCCCCTTCTCAGACTTCTCCCCATTACAAGCCTCGCGATGTTCGCTAGAGATACTATCTTGATGAGCGATCTATTAGCTATCTCTACGTCTTTATTCTCCTCACTCATTTATCTGATAATCTTCCTCATATTAAGCGCTAAGCTCTTCGGAAGGGAGTCCGTCATATTTGGGTGA
- a CDS encoding ABC transporter ATP-binding protein, with protein sequence MSAVEVKNLSKSFGEVKAVNNISFDVEEGSIFGLLGPNGAGKTTTLRMIYGVLRPDSGSVRVLGVDVWEEPRRAKSLMGVMPEDTGIYPRLTAEENLIYFGKMRGMDEHKLRRRVSELLKILGLEEKRFTIADKLSKGQRQKVAFARAILDEPPILILDEPTLGVDVMSAREIRNMIVDYARAGRTVILSTHNMWEAERLCTHVGIISEGKMRYVGKREDLEKLYEEKEFEEIFLRMVRGEVIEKVV encoded by the coding sequence ATGTCCGCTGTAGAAGTAAAGAATCTCTCGAAATCCTTCGGGGAGGTCAAAGCCGTTAATAATATTTCGTTCGATGTTGAGGAAGGATCTATCTTCGGTCTACTGGGACCGAATGGAGCTGGTAAGACTACGACACTCAGGATGATCTACGGTGTCTTGAGGCCAGATAGCGGATCTGTGAGAGTGCTCGGGGTCGATGTCTGGGAGGAGCCTAGAAGAGCGAAGAGCTTAATGGGAGTCATGCCGGAGGATACTGGGATCTACCCTAGGTTGACTGCCGAGGAGAACTTGATATACTTCGGTAAGATGAGGGGGATGGATGAGCACAAGCTCAGGAGGAGGGTAAGCGAACTATTGAAGATCTTGGGGCTTGAGGAGAAGAGATTCACGATAGCAGATAAACTCTCGAAGGGTCAAAGGCAGAAGGTCGCTTTCGCTAGGGCGATACTGGATGAGCCTCCTATCCTCATACTCGATGAGCCCACTTTAGGCGTGGATGTTATGAGCGCGAGGGAGATAAGGAATATGATAGTGGACTACGCGAGAGCCGGGAGGACCGTCATACTATCAACTCATAACATGTGGGAGGCCGAGAGGCTCTGCACTCACGTGGGCATCATAAGTGAAGGTAAAATGAGGTATGTCGGTAAGAGAGAGGATCTAGAGAAGCTATATGAGGAGAAGGAGTTTGAAGAGATCTTCCTGAGGATGGTCAGGGGTGAGGTCATTGAGAAGGTTGTTTAA
- a CDS encoding adenosine-specific kinase yields MELKLEVVDVTPPEGCNIIIATSHFIKTVEDVFEALADSCSCIKFGLAFCESSGPRLVRKAGNDEKLVEAAVEMALKIGAGHSLVILMKDAWPVNVLPRLKQLPEIATIHAATANPLKVIVAEFGDGRGILGVIDGGKPLGVEGKEEIKERMEFLRKIGYKHPIPD; encoded by the coding sequence ATGGAGCTCAAGTTAGAGGTAGTGGATGTAACCCCGCCCGAGGGATGTAATATAATAATAGCGACTTCGCATTTCATAAAGACTGTCGAGGATGTATTTGAAGCATTAGCTGATTCATGTTCGTGTATAAAGTTTGGATTGGCATTTTGTGAATCATCGGGCCCTAGATTGGTCAGAAAAGCTGGAAATGATGAGAAGCTCGTTGAAGCCGCTGTAGAGATGGCGCTCAAGATAGGGGCGGGCCACTCCCTAGTCATATTAATGAAGGATGCTTGGCCTGTGAACGTCCTTCCGAGATTGAAGCAGCTCCCAGAGATAGCAACTATCCATGCGGCAACAGCTAATCCGCTCAAAGTCATAGTAGCTGAATTCGGTGATGGTAGGGGGATATTGGGAGTCATAGATGGCGGTAAGCCACTGGGCGTAGAGGGTAAAGAGGAGATCAAGGAGAGGATGGAGTTCTTGAGGAAGATAGGATATAAGCATCCGATACCAGACTGA
- a CDS encoding geranylgeranyl reductase family protein: protein MWDAIVIGAGPSGSVTAYLLAKKGYKTLILDMKDFPRYKPCGGGVTWRAYNLLRELGIKLRSPEAYHKEVVIRGFGEEIKVSSDEEFAVATLDRRKLDKELLDEAIAQGAEFRKEKVNGVSLKEDRVEVISSGFAARYVIGADGAYSITAISSGIRNCWRNDDIIFAIEGRAPPHDELTFIVDASPSGYGWIFPRGEDSNAGVGGISSRSREVIKAFEEFSKRYKVEKIGSWIIPTGGHGKPIAKGRVLLVGDAAGLADPLTGEGLYYAFKSALECSKSLESEDPALTYSENMSYVMEELKLKRRARNIIVPRMGFFFKMFVSYPEIARRYMLTSIGRLDFKEFWRWGVLRIPKAMMRRASRVLKESL, encoded by the coding sequence ATGTGGGACGCAATAGTCATAGGAGCTGGGCCTTCCGGTTCTGTCACAGCTTATCTACTAGCTAAAAAGGGATATAAAACACTCATCCTCGATATGAAGGATTTCCCGAGGTACAAACCGTGCGGAGGCGGGGTGACCTGGAGGGCTTACAACCTCCTGAGGGAATTGGGCATAAAGCTCAGATCCCCAGAGGCTTACCATAAGGAAGTGGTCATCAGAGGATTCGGGGAGGAGATAAAGGTCAGTTCTGATGAGGAATTCGCTGTCGCTACTTTGGATAGGAGGAAACTGGATAAGGAACTTCTAGATGAAGCGATCGCTCAAGGGGCTGAGTTCAGGAAGGAAAAAGTGAACGGAGTATCTTTGAAGGAGGATAGGGTGGAAGTTATCAGCTCAGGGTTCGCCGCTCGCTATGTTATAGGAGCCGATGGCGCATATTCCATCACAGCGATCTCCTCGGGTATAAGGAACTGCTGGAGGAACGATGATATAATATTCGCGATAGAGGGGAGAGCGCCTCCCCACGATGAGCTCACCTTCATAGTAGATGCATCGCCATCCGGCTATGGTTGGATCTTCCCTAGGGGAGAGGATTCGAATGCTGGCGTGGGAGGGATTTCTTCGAGATCCAGGGAAGTAATCAAAGCGTTCGAGGAATTCTCTAAGAGGTATAAGGTTGAGAAAATCGGGAGTTGGATCATACCGACTGGTGGACATGGTAAACCGATAGCGAAAGGCAGGGTCTTACTCGTAGGGGATGCAGCTGGATTGGCGGATCCTCTGACAGGTGAAGGATTATACTATGCATTTAAGAGCGCCCTAGAGTGCTCAAAATCCTTGGAATCGGAGGATCCAGCTCTAACTTATAGCGAGAATATGAGCTATGTCATGGAGGAGCTTAAATTGAAACGAAGAGCTAGGAATATAATAGTGCCTCGCATGGGCTTCTTCTTCAAGATGTTCGTATCTTATCCAGAGATAGCCAGGAGGTACATGCTCACCTCAATAGGTAGGTTGGATTTCAAGGAATTCTGGAGATGGGGAGTCCTGAGGATTCCGAAGGCGATGATGAGAAGAGCCTCAAGGGTTCTCAAGGAATCCCTCTAG
- a CDS encoding VWA domain-containing protein produces the protein MDELREIKEILSQVMEKLNKIESRIGSLEEDKKLIETYKSLLSVYASILGKIANLERIARIVSSDIDRAIVRVLSDGEPRNISEITEEVKRMRGKSSRRIVAERLNALCNIGILERVSGKGKVYRLKPGLLEEEALKGYHEPED, from the coding sequence TTGGATGAGCTCAGGGAGATCAAGGAAATATTATCGCAAGTGATGGAGAAATTAAATAAGATAGAATCTAGGATAGGGAGCCTTGAGGAGGATAAAAAGCTAATAGAGACCTATAAGTCCCTCTTATCCGTATACGCATCGATCCTCGGTAAGATAGCGAACTTAGAGAGGATCGCGCGTATTGTCTCGAGCGATATAGATAGAGCTATAGTGAGAGTGCTATCCGATGGCGAGCCGAGGAACATCTCTGAGATAACTGAGGAAGTCAAGAGGATGAGGGGAAAATCTTCCAGGAGGATCGTCGCTGAGAGGTTGAATGCTCTGTGCAATATAGGGATCTTGGAGAGGGTGAGCGGTAAGGGAAAAGTTTATCGATTGAAGCCGGGTCTTCTCGAGGAGGAAGCGTTGAAGGGATACCATGAGCCCGAAGATTAA
- a CDS encoding ABC transporter ATP-binding protein → MEEPEKGSRLVIEAENLTKKFGAFTAVDHINLRVKVGENFGLLGPNGAGKTTTIRMITGVIKPTEGSVRVFGIDVVRERDKAIRKIGYMPQRFSLYEDLTVEENLMLYGSLQGLRDQHLRERVNELMDRFYLREIRGRLAGKLSGGMKQRLSLAVALVHDPDLLILDEPTAGVDPPLRRRFWEHFKELNKEGKTILMTTHYMDEAENCDRLALMGGGRIIAEGTPREIKRKAVGGELVELRIDGDLDLKGISGLKEVLLKNSDGSYLLLVEDSSSFLPEVLRRAELAGVRVRSASPVFVSLEEAFIRLMR, encoded by the coding sequence TTGGAGGAACCAGAGAAGGGATCAAGACTCGTTATCGAAGCTGAAAACTTAACGAAGAAATTCGGAGCCTTTACTGCCGTCGATCATATAAACCTGAGGGTGAAGGTGGGGGAGAACTTCGGGTTGCTCGGGCCTAACGGTGCAGGGAAGACCACGACCATAAGGATGATAACAGGCGTTATCAAGCCCACAGAGGGATCTGTGAGGGTTTTCGGTATAGATGTCGTGAGGGAGAGGGATAAGGCGATCAGGAAGATAGGTTATATGCCTCAGAGATTCAGTCTATATGAGGATCTTACAGTAGAGGAGAATCTGATGCTTTACGGTTCCCTCCAGGGGCTCAGAGATCAGCATCTGAGGGAGAGAGTGAACGAGCTCATGGATAGATTCTACCTCAGAGAGATAAGGGGGAGGCTCGCTGGGAAGTTGAGCGGTGGTATGAAACAGAGGCTCAGTCTAGCTGTAGCATTAGTTCATGATCCGGATCTACTCATCCTAGATGAGCCGACTGCTGGAGTGGACCCCCCGCTTCGGAGGAGATTCTGGGAGCACTTCAAGGAGCTAAACAAAGAGGGTAAGACGATCCTAATGACTACGCACTACATGGATGAAGCGGAGAACTGCGATAGGCTAGCTCTCATGGGGGGCGGTAGGATAATAGCGGAAGGGACCCCCCGGGAGATCAAGAGGAAAGCCGTCGGTGGGGAGCTCGTAGAACTGCGAATAGATGGGGATCTGGATCTGAAAGGGATCTCTGGTTTGAAAGAAGTATTATTGAAAAATAGTGATGGTAGTTATCTCCTCCTCGTAGAGGATTCGAGCTCCTTCCTCCCTGAAGTATTGAGGAGAGCTGAATTAGCTGGCGTGAGAGTAAGATCAGCAAGTCCCGTGTTCGTGAGTCTAGAGGAAGCATTCATAAGGTTAATGAGGTGA
- a CDS encoding ABC transporter permease: MISEDAYRVITIVKKELIQLVRDPKTIAMVLMMPIMVTILFGIGYGGKGSGKYPITIVDLDGREGSFKFIEELRDSRLFEIKAIYKSKGQGFSSVYSGSVYACLIIPESFTEDLMIGKATRVELYYDASNPTVAQAIMQAVGVVTQQYQEWAASRFGTFAIQPMFYTVYGPKVEKIESFIPTLMALILQMVPTSLISVSICREREKGTFEQFIMTPIRPFDVIFGKLVAYFIATISDSVLSLLTAILIFDVKLRGSLVDMTVVSVVFLLSSLSMGLLISVFSKNQLQAYQTSIFTFIPSMLFSGMLIPVEILGPEAEAIASFIPMYYFIKAFRNVALKGWSFLMVMNELIIILVFSAVFLSFSLKFLKMEVT; this comes from the coding sequence ATGATATCGGAAGATGCTTATAGGGTAATTACAATAGTTAAGAAGGAGTTGATTCAGTTAGTGAGGGATCCCAAGACTATAGCTATGGTCCTAATGATGCCGATTATGGTGACGATACTATTCGGAATCGGATACGGAGGGAAGGGATCTGGGAAGTACCCTATAACGATCGTGGACCTCGATGGGAGGGAGGGGTCGTTCAAGTTCATTGAGGAGCTCAGGGACTCCAGGTTATTCGAAATAAAAGCCATTTACAAATCGAAGGGACAGGGGTTCTCATCAGTTTACTCAGGTAGTGTTTATGCATGCCTAATAATCCCTGAAAGCTTCACAGAAGATCTTATGATCGGTAAAGCAACGAGAGTTGAGCTCTATTATGATGCTAGCAATCCTACTGTGGCTCAAGCTATAATGCAAGCAGTGGGTGTGGTAACTCAGCAATACCAAGAGTGGGCCGCATCCAGATTCGGGACATTCGCGATACAACCGATGTTCTATACTGTATATGGGCCGAAGGTCGAGAAGATTGAGAGCTTCATACCCACTCTCATGGCCCTGATACTCCAAATGGTACCCACTAGCCTAATATCAGTGTCCATATGCAGGGAGAGGGAGAAGGGCACATTCGAGCAATTCATAATGACACCGATAAGACCCTTCGATGTTATATTCGGAAAATTGGTGGCATACTTCATAGCTACAATCTCCGATAGTGTCTTGAGCTTATTAACAGCTATCCTGATCTTCGATGTTAAGCTCAGGGGATCCCTCGTCGATATGACCGTCGTCTCAGTAGTTTTCCTATTGAGTTCGCTCAGCATGGGCCTCCTGATATCAGTATTCTCGAAGAATCAGCTTCAGGCTTATCAGACTAGCATCTTCACATTCATCCCCAGCATGCTCTTCAGCGGTATGCTGATACCAGTTGAGATACTCGGCCCCGAGGCCGAGGCGATAGCATCTTTCATCCCAATGTACTACTTCATTAAAGCTTTCAGGAACGTCGCCCTGAAGGGATGGAGCTTCCTAATGGTAATGAATGAGCTCATAATAATCCTTGTCTTTTCGGCAGTTTTCCTCTCATTCTCCCTCAAATTCCTGAAGATGGAGGTGACTTGA
- a CDS encoding CoA-binding protein, whose amino-acid sequence MSLRGFFEPESIVVVGASRSPGKIGYEILRVMVENRERGTYKGELYAVNPRSDEMILNVPTYKSVLDIPKVPELAIIVTPAPNTPQALEECGKKGIKSAVIISGGFAEIGGEGVKLQRMLDEIRRKYEIRVIGPNCVGVISPSTGVDTLFLPIDKEIQGNNYISSPRPKPGSVALITQSGAFGVACLDYMYGEDIGLSKFVSYGNKLDVDEVDVIRYLKDDPETKVILVYAESIERGREFLELAKEVTREKPIVILKAGRTSAGARAASSHTAAIAGSDSIYDAAFKQAGVIRVMDMEELFDAAKALSMQPPAEGESIAILTDGGGVGVMAADEAEAVGLKLAEFSDFTKEKLRELQRANVIPPIASLGNPIDLTGSATDDSFVGAMETILEDPGVHGVVVLALHHVPGVTWELPKKLAEVTKRYKKPVVAMDVGSSQYAVEFRKMFEREGIPAYPEPERAVKAMKTLVQYGLVRRNRRT is encoded by the coding sequence TTGAGCTTGAGGGGGTTCTTCGAGCCGGAATCTATAGTAGTGGTCGGCGCATCGAGATCGCCCGGGAAGATAGGTTATGAGATCCTGAGAGTGATGGTCGAGAATAGGGAGAGAGGGACTTACAAGGGAGAGCTTTACGCAGTGAATCCGAGATCTGATGAGATGATACTCAATGTACCGACATACAAGAGTGTTTTAGACATTCCTAAGGTACCAGAGTTAGCCATAATAGTTACTCCAGCACCAAATACACCTCAAGCCCTCGAAGAATGCGGGAAGAAAGGTATAAAGAGCGCCGTGATTATAAGTGGAGGTTTCGCTGAGATCGGCGGGGAGGGGGTTAAGCTACAGAGGATGCTAGATGAAATAAGGAGGAAGTATGAGATCAGGGTGATTGGTCCCAATTGCGTTGGTGTAATATCCCCTTCAACTGGAGTGGACACCCTCTTCCTTCCTATCGATAAGGAAATCCAGGGGAATAACTACATCTCCTCCCCGAGGCCTAAGCCCGGGAGCGTGGCCTTAATCACGCAATCCGGGGCCTTCGGGGTCGCTTGTTTAGATTACATGTACGGTGAGGATATCGGATTATCGAAATTTGTGAGCTATGGTAATAAGCTTGATGTAGATGAGGTCGATGTCATAAGGTACTTAAAGGATGACCCAGAGACGAAGGTCATCTTAGTATACGCTGAGTCTATAGAGAGGGGGAGGGAGTTCCTAGAGCTAGCTAAGGAGGTGACGAGGGAAAAGCCTATAGTCATCTTAAAAGCCGGGAGGACGAGCGCTGGAGCCAGAGCTGCTAGTTCTCATACTGCTGCGATAGCTGGAAGCGACTCTATCTATGATGCCGCATTCAAGCAAGCGGGAGTGATAAGGGTAATGGATATGGAGGAGCTCTTCGATGCCGCTAAGGCTCTCTCGATGCAACCCCCGGCTGAGGGTGAGAGTATAGCTATACTGACGGATGGAGGCGGAGTCGGTGTTATGGCAGCTGATGAAGCGGAAGCCGTAGGATTGAAGCTCGCTGAGTTCTCCGATTTCACGAAGGAGAAATTGAGAGAGCTTCAAAGGGCTAATGTAATTCCACCTATAGCTTCTCTTGGAAATCCGATAGATCTGACTGGTAGCGCTACGGATGATTCATTCGTGGGGGCTATGGAAACTATATTGGAGGATCCGGGAGTGCACGGTGTAGTAGTCTTGGCCTTACATCACGTCCCGGGTGTGACTTGGGAGCTCCCGAAGAAGCTTGCGGAAGTAACTAAGCGTTATAAGAAGCCGGTGGTGGCGATGGATGTAGGTAGCTCACAGTATGCAGTGGAATTCAGGAAAATGTTTGAGAGAGAGGGGATACCAGCATATCCGGAGCCCGAGAGAGCTGTTAAAGCTATGAAGACTCTCGTTCAGTACGGGCTCGTGAGAAGAAATCGGAGAACTTGA
- a CDS encoding histone family protein — translation MPRVRYLPLAPIGRIIRDAGAERVSDAAVETLERYMEKFALEVSRQAVSLAKHANRKTVSGEDIDLAIKTVWKA, via the coding sequence ATGCCAAGGGTCAGGTATCTACCTCTTGCTCCCATTGGGAGGATAATAAGAGATGCTGGTGCGGAGAGGGTGAGTGACGCTGCTGTTGAAACATTAGAGCGCTATATGGAGAAGTTTGCACTGGAAGTAAGCAGGCAGGCTGTCAGTTTAGCTAAACACGCGAACAGAAAGACTGTATCTGGTGAGGATATAGATCTCGCGATAAAGACCGTCTGGAAGGCTTGA